The following are encoded together in the Xanthobacter autotrophicus Py2 genome:
- a CDS encoding KR domain protein (PFAM: condensation domain protein; short-chain dehydrogenase/reductase SDR; phosphopantetheine-binding; Alcohol dehydrogenase zinc-binding domain protein; Alcohol dehydrogenase GroES domain protein; KR domain protein; Beta-ketoacyl synthase ; Acyl transferase~KEGG: mva:Mvan_1003 beta-ketoacyl synthase) produces the protein MSNAPVTPALDGIAIIGMSGRFPGSGDIAAFWRALLEGRECITRFTDEELLEAGIPAAVLRQPNYVKAGSYLDAIDQFDAAFFGISPREAELMDPQQRLFLEHAWLALEDAGIVPERFAGEIAVFGGASFSTYGLLHLRAEIGSVGSLETVLGNDKDYLATRVSYKLGLRGPSVSVQTACSTSLTAVAMACDSLLNLQADVALAGGVTVKLPLKSGYLFEDGSILSPDGHCRAFDAKARGTIFGSGVGVVALKRLEDAVADGDPIHAVIRGWGVNNDGDHKVGFSAPSVDGQARVIATALAQAGISPDTISYVEAHGTGTPLGDPIEVRALTRAYGSGARRADKCGIGSVKTNVGHLESAAGITGLIKAALAVKHGVIPPSLNFETPNPEIDFPATPFRVVDQLTPWPAEGHPRRAGVNSFGMGGTNVHMVLEQAPAVPAVAPQLERPEHLIVLSARSAAALRDLARSYAGAVTEAGAGQLGDMAFTAATARRHFPHRLAVTARAAEELAAQLVAFADGGAPDLSGEAAGAAPEVAFLFSGQGSQYAGMGRALYEASPRFRRTLDRCDAILRPLMDRPLLSVLFPAPGDEGLIDETIYTQPALFSLGYALGDLWRSWGVKPSVMLGHSVGEYAAATLAGVFTLEEGLKLIAARGRLMQALPRDGVMMTVFAAEAEVAAAVAPYAADVSIAAVNAPRSTVISGRRAAVEAIAAGFEAKGVKARALTTSHAFHSPLMQPMMAAFRALAESVAYGTLDIPILSNVTGRLETTALASADYWCRHVLAPVRFLDGISAAAARGISLFVEIGPRPVLCALGRETLDGAPGADGRQWLASLRRPGTDWRTLLDSLGRLHVAGVEIDWAGFDADYARRRVRLPGYAFQRRSFWAAPRAGGTAGGKVRGVATGTDHPLLGQRLRQAGTKEVRFEAALNATDPAFLTDHRVFDAVVLPATGYLEMALAGGAHLFATDELTLEDISFKQVMTLPDAGERIVQAVFVPASGKAYSFEIFSGDAAGNEWTLHCSGTVKPAEDDTDLPADDETLDAARRRCDAPVPVASVYENYLKRGLAYGPAFRGIADLAAGEGETLAHIVLPDAARDGADAYRLHPALMDACFQALGAAFGAMNDADTYLPVSLDRLTVRGLVPGDIFSHSRLHGGEGEGVADHVSTLRLFDAQGAVAAEAVGLKSRRITRDVVLPQDAGGIDTWLYDLAWESAETPSGVEGPGVGPWVLLGGDGLARAIAARLDMLGWSALLLPAGEVGRLPELLATGALAGLVDLRALASSDIPLPDAAQRASADLLALIQAMIAAGRTRDLPLVVLTRGAQGGVVPDEAPAGEGVVEGGVAEGLAAAPLWGLVRTVWHEYPDLPATILDLAPEAATDEAAQIAAELTGADGEQQVAYRAGRRFVARLKHHQSTAAQSRLDIPDTPYRIDRTPEGGLDRLLVVPHARRRPQAGEVELEVLGMGLNFRDVLNAMGLYPGEAGPFGGECSGRVLRVGPGVTGLAPGDAVVAMHFGTFASHVTLPAAVVFKVPKGMGVVEAAGLPIVYLTTWYGLHHLAGIKAGDRVLIHSASGGVGIAAIRVAQMVGAEIFATASLHKHDFLRSLGVTHIMNSRDTAFADEIMRLTGGRGVDIVLNSLGGEAIPASLSVVAPGGHFVEIGKRDIWSVDEARALRGDITYSIVNFDITAVEEPELVRALLAEALELMSSGALGQPVTTVYGVEDALDAMAAMQKARHTGKLVLATPAAGARRGDFAADATYLVTGAFGGIGRLVAGWMVERGARTLALVGRRPPDREAEAAIAALRAAGARVEVFAADVGDEAALAQVLAAVDAGMPALRGVIHAAGVLDDGVLTALDPARLESVFAAKVRGAYALHRATAHRPLDLFVLFSSLGSVLGAPGQANYAAANAFLDRLAHARRAKGLPALAINWGGWQDTGMTAGGAVAANLAYGGSIPPAKGLTILGQLMREGAAEVGVAPFDWRLYFEGLPRRLSVLAHVERELEQAAAAAETFAALRTALRGADAARRDGLLLDYLRGVVGRLLRLEGGEVLSEIQPLQELGLDSLVSIQLRNRIRAELEIDLPVAEMMEAGSLAQLVAVAAGKIAPVAGEGAPPPAGIVPLHLAEAPASFAQQRLWFLSRLDPGSAFYTVTFSLFLEGPFEPAAFAHAAAEIVRRHGALRTTFPEVDGAPVQRIRDDLALPLEWVDLSGLSEAERERQMARRVEEESRRTFDLAEGPLFKLTVLQLGAELQRAIVAIHHIVTDGWSAVVFIQELGALYRAFSRGETSPLPELPVQYTDFSVWQRDWLSGPRLAAELDYWRGQLAAPLPVLDLPTDRPRTGAVVHRGGAFTVMLPKDLAEGLKALGRSAGAGLFATLMAGFRILLHRLTEAPDIVIGSLVANRDRPEIEGLIGFFANMVVFRGDLSGDPTVRAALAREAETVRGGLAHQDVPFEKLVEELKPERHAGRNPLCDVILVLQRGVPKPDLDARDLKIGPVWDLDNGTVRFDLEVHVWETDQGLSSSFIYNADLFDAASVEQLERQFAAVLAAMVEAPDLPVSRLPLASAVPDGGDALARTLQQIENLSDAEVDALLREMMDEGVDHTP, from the coding sequence ATGAGCAACGCGCCCGTCACCCCAGCTCTGGACGGCATCGCCATCATCGGCATGAGCGGCCGGTTTCCCGGCAGCGGCGACATCGCCGCCTTCTGGCGCGCGCTGCTGGAGGGCCGCGAATGCATCACCCGCTTCACCGATGAAGAGCTTCTGGAGGCGGGCATTCCCGCCGCCGTGCTGCGCCAGCCCAATTATGTGAAGGCCGGCTCCTATCTCGACGCCATCGACCAGTTCGACGCCGCCTTCTTCGGCATCAGCCCGCGCGAGGCGGAGCTGATGGATCCGCAGCAGCGCCTGTTCCTGGAGCATGCGTGGCTGGCGCTGGAAGACGCCGGCATCGTGCCCGAGCGCTTTGCCGGAGAGATCGCGGTGTTCGGCGGCGCCAGCTTCTCCACCTACGGCCTGTTGCACCTGCGCGCCGAGATCGGCTCGGTGGGCAGCCTGGAGACCGTGCTGGGCAACGACAAGGATTATCTGGCCACCCGCGTCTCCTACAAGCTGGGCCTGAGGGGGCCGAGCGTGAGTGTGCAGACCGCCTGCTCCACCTCCCTCACCGCGGTGGCCATGGCCTGCGACAGCCTGCTCAACCTGCAGGCGGACGTGGCGCTGGCGGGCGGGGTCACGGTGAAGCTGCCGCTGAAAAGCGGATACCTGTTCGAGGATGGCAGCATCCTGTCACCGGACGGCCATTGCCGGGCGTTCGACGCCAAAGCGCGGGGCACCATCTTCGGCAGCGGCGTGGGCGTGGTGGCGCTAAAGCGGCTGGAGGATGCGGTGGCTGATGGCGATCCCATCCACGCCGTGATCCGCGGCTGGGGCGTCAACAATGACGGCGACCACAAGGTGGGCTTCTCCGCCCCCAGCGTGGACGGGCAGGCCCGCGTCATCGCCACCGCGCTGGCGCAGGCCGGCATCTCGCCGGATACCATCTCCTATGTGGAGGCCCACGGCACCGGCACGCCGCTGGGCGATCCCATCGAGGTGCGGGCGCTCACCCGCGCCTATGGCTCGGGGGCACGGCGCGCCGACAAGTGCGGCATCGGCTCGGTGAAGACCAATGTGGGGCACCTGGAATCGGCGGCGGGCATCACCGGCCTCATCAAGGCGGCGCTGGCGGTGAAGCACGGCGTGATCCCGCCGAGCCTGAATTTCGAGACGCCCAATCCCGAGATCGACTTCCCCGCCACCCCGTTCCGCGTGGTGGACCAGCTGACGCCATGGCCGGCGGAAGGCCATCCCCGCCGCGCCGGGGTGAATTCCTTCGGCATGGGTGGCACCAATGTGCACATGGTGCTGGAGCAGGCCCCCGCCGTGCCGGCGGTCGCTCCGCAGCTTGAGCGGCCGGAGCATCTAATCGTCCTCTCCGCTCGCAGCGCGGCCGCCTTGCGCGATCTGGCGCGGTCCTATGCGGGGGCTGTGACGGAGGCGGGCGCCGGGCAACTGGGAGATATGGCCTTCACCGCCGCCACCGCGCGGCGGCATTTCCCGCACCGGCTGGCGGTGACGGCGCGCGCGGCGGAGGAACTGGCAGCGCAGCTTGTCGCCTTCGCCGATGGCGGCGCTCCGGACCTCTCCGGCGAGGCGGCGGGCGCGGCGCCCGAGGTCGCCTTCCTGTTCTCGGGGCAGGGCTCCCAATATGCCGGCATGGGCCGCGCGCTCTATGAGGCATCGCCGCGCTTCCGCCGCACGCTGGATCGATGCGACGCCATCCTCCGCCCGCTCATGGACCGGCCGTTGCTCAGCGTGCTGTTCCCGGCGCCGGGGGATGAAGGGCTGATCGACGAGACCATCTACACCCAGCCGGCCCTGTTCAGCCTCGGCTATGCGCTGGGGGACCTGTGGCGCTCATGGGGCGTGAAGCCCTCGGTGATGCTGGGCCACAGCGTGGGCGAATATGCCGCCGCGACGCTCGCCGGCGTGTTCACGCTGGAGGAGGGGCTGAAGCTCATCGCCGCCCGTGGCCGCCTGATGCAGGCGCTGCCCCGCGACGGGGTGATGATGACCGTCTTCGCCGCCGAGGCCGAGGTGGCGGCGGCGGTGGCGCCTTACGCTGCCGATGTCTCCATCGCCGCCGTCAACGCCCCGCGCAGCACGGTGATCTCCGGCCGGCGGGCGGCGGTGGAGGCCATCGCCGCCGGCTTCGAGGCGAAGGGCGTGAAGGCGCGGGCGCTCACCACGTCCCATGCGTTCCACTCGCCCCTCATGCAGCCCATGATGGCGGCGTTCCGCGCGCTGGCGGAAAGCGTCGCCTATGGCACGCTGGACATCCCCATCCTCTCCAATGTCACCGGCCGGCTGGAGACCACGGCGCTGGCGAGCGCCGATTATTGGTGCCGCCACGTGCTGGCGCCGGTGCGCTTCCTCGATGGCATCAGCGCCGCCGCCGCGCGGGGCATCAGCCTGTTCGTGGAGATCGGGCCGCGCCCGGTTCTGTGCGCGCTCGGCCGCGAGACGCTGGATGGGGCGCCCGGCGCGGACGGGCGGCAGTGGCTGGCGAGCCTGCGCCGGCCCGGCACCGACTGGCGCACCCTGCTCGACAGCCTCGGCCGCCTTCATGTGGCCGGCGTGGAGATCGACTGGGCCGGGTTTGATGCGGACTATGCGCGCCGCCGGGTGCGGCTGCCGGGCTATGCCTTCCAGCGCCGCAGCTTCTGGGCGGCGCCCCGCGCCGGTGGGACGGCTGGCGGCAAGGTGCGCGGCGTCGCCACCGGCACAGACCATCCGCTGCTGGGCCAAAGGCTGCGACAGGCCGGTACCAAAGAGGTGCGGTTCGAGGCGGCGCTGAACGCGACCGATCCCGCCTTCCTCACCGACCATCGGGTGTTCGACGCGGTGGTGCTGCCGGCCACCGGCTATCTGGAAATGGCGCTGGCCGGCGGCGCTCACCTGTTCGCCACCGACGAACTGACGCTGGAGGATATTTCCTTCAAGCAGGTGATGACCCTGCCGGACGCAGGCGAGCGCATCGTGCAGGCGGTGTTCGTGCCCGCTTCCGGGAAGGCCTATTCTTTCGAGATCTTCAGCGGCGATGCGGCTGGGAACGAGTGGACGCTCCACTGTTCCGGCACCGTGAAGCCGGCGGAGGATGACACCGACCTGCCCGCCGATGACGAGACACTGGACGCGGCCCGCCGCCGCTGCGACGCGCCGGTGCCGGTGGCCTCGGTCTACGAGAATTATCTCAAGCGCGGGCTGGCCTACGGACCGGCCTTCCGTGGCATCGCCGATCTGGCCGCCGGGGAGGGAGAGACGCTGGCCCATATCGTTCTGCCCGACGCGGCGCGGGACGGGGCCGATGCCTATCGCCTGCATCCGGCGCTGATGGATGCCTGCTTCCAGGCGCTGGGCGCCGCCTTCGGCGCCATGAATGACGCCGACACCTACCTGCCGGTGAGCCTCGACCGCCTCACCGTGCGCGGCCTCGTGCCGGGCGACATCTTCAGCCATTCCCGCCTGCACGGCGGGGAAGGGGAAGGCGTCGCCGACCATGTCTCCACCCTGCGCCTGTTCGACGCGCAGGGCGCGGTGGCGGCGGAGGCGGTGGGGCTGAAGTCGCGCCGCATCACCCGCGACGTGGTGCTGCCGCAGGATGCCGGCGGCATCGACACCTGGCTCTATGACCTTGCCTGGGAGTCGGCTGAAACCCCTTCGGGCGTCGAGGGGCCGGGGGTGGGGCCGTGGGTTCTCCTCGGCGGCGATGGGCTGGCGCGTGCCATCGCCGCTCGGCTGGACATGCTGGGATGGTCCGCGCTGCTTCTGCCGGCAGGGGAGGTGGGCCGCCTGCCGGAGCTCCTCGCTACCGGCGCCCTTGCCGGCCTTGTGGATCTCAGGGCGCTCGCTTCAAGCGATATCCCTCTCCCCGATGCCGCCCAGCGCGCGAGCGCGGACCTGCTGGCGCTGATACAGGCCATGATCGCCGCCGGGCGCACCCGTGATCTGCCGCTGGTCGTGCTCACGCGTGGCGCCCAGGGCGGTGTCGTGCCCGACGAGGCGCCGGCCGGGGAGGGCGTTGTCGAGGGGGGCGTTGCCGAGGGTCTGGCCGCCGCCCCGCTCTGGGGCCTGGTGCGCACCGTGTGGCACGAATATCCCGACCTGCCCGCAACAATCCTCGACCTCGCACCCGAAGCCGCAACAGACGAGGCCGCGCAGATCGCCGCCGAACTCACCGGCGCCGATGGCGAGCAGCAGGTGGCCTATCGCGCCGGAAGGCGCTTCGTGGCGCGGCTGAAGCACCACCAGAGCACGGCGGCGCAGAGCCGGCTGGACATTCCCGATACCCCTTATCGCATCGACCGGACGCCCGAGGGCGGCCTCGACCGGCTGCTTGTGGTGCCCCATGCCCGCCGCCGCCCGCAGGCCGGAGAGGTGGAGCTGGAAGTGCTGGGCATGGGCCTCAACTTCCGTGACGTGCTGAACGCCATGGGCCTTTATCCCGGCGAGGCCGGCCCGTTCGGCGGCGAATGCTCCGGGCGGGTGCTGCGGGTGGGGCCGGGCGTCACCGGCCTTGCGCCCGGCGACGCGGTGGTCGCCATGCATTTCGGCACCTTCGCCAGTCACGTCACCCTGCCGGCGGCGGTGGTCTTCAAGGTGCCGAAGGGTATGGGCGTGGTAGAGGCGGCGGGCCTGCCCATCGTCTATCTCACCACCTGGTACGGGCTGCACCACCTCGCCGGCATCAAGGCTGGGGACAGGGTTCTGATCCATTCCGCCTCGGGCGGCGTGGGCATCGCCGCCATCCGCGTCGCGCAGATGGTGGGCGCGGAGATCTTCGCCACCGCCAGCCTCCACAAGCACGACTTCCTGCGGTCGCTCGGCGTTACCCACATCATGAACTCGCGCGACACCGCCTTCGCCGACGAGATCATGCGGCTGACCGGCGGGCGTGGCGTCGACATCGTGCTCAACAGCCTGGGCGGTGAAGCCATTCCCGCCAGCCTCTCGGTGGTGGCGCCGGGCGGGCATTTCGTGGAGATCGGCAAGCGCGACATCTGGAGCGTGGACGAGGCCCGTGCGTTGCGGGGCGACATCACCTATTCCATCGTCAATTTCGACATCACCGCCGTGGAGGAGCCCGAGCTGGTCCGCGCCCTGCTGGCCGAGGCGCTGGAGCTGATGTCGTCCGGCGCGCTGGGCCAGCCCGTCACCACCGTCTATGGGGTGGAGGACGCGCTCGACGCCATGGCGGCCATGCAGAAGGCACGGCACACCGGCAAGCTGGTGCTGGCGACGCCCGCCGCCGGCGCGCGGCGGGGCGATTTTGCCGCCGACGCCACCTATCTCGTCACCGGCGCCTTCGGCGGCATCGGCCGGCTGGTGGCGGGCTGGATGGTGGAGCGCGGCGCCCGCACTCTTGCGCTCGTCGGCCGCCGCCCGCCGGACCGGGAGGCCGAGGCCGCCATCGCCGCGCTGCGGGCCGCCGGCGCGCGGGTGGAGGTGTTTGCCGCCGACGTGGGGGACGAGGCGGCGCTCGCGCAAGTGCTCGCCGCCGTGGATGCCGGCATGCCGGCGCTGCGGGGCGTCATCCATGCGGCCGGGGTGCTGGATGACGGCGTTCTCACCGCGCTCGATCCGGCGCGGCTTGAAAGCGTGTTCGCCGCCAAGGTGCGCGGCGCCTACGCCTTGCACCGGGCCACCGCCCATCGCCCGCTGGACCTGTTCGTGCTGTTCTCCTCGCTGGGCTCCGTGCTCGGCGCGCCGGGGCAGGCCAATTATGCCGCCGCCAACGCCTTCCTCGACCGGCTCGCCCACGCCCGCCGCGCGAAGGGCCTGCCCGCCCTCGCCATCAACTGGGGCGGCTGGCAGGACACCGGCATGACCGCCGGCGGGGCGGTGGCCGCGAACCTTGCCTATGGCGGCAGCATCCCGCCGGCGAAGGGGCTCACGATCCTTGGCCAGCTGATGCGGGAGGGCGCCGCCGAGGTGGGCGTCGCCCCGTTCGACTGGCGGCTTTATTTCGAGGGTCTGCCCCGCCGCCTTTCGGTGCTCGCCCATGTGGAGCGGGAGCTGGAGCAGGCCGCCGCCGCCGCCGAGACCTTCGCCGCCCTGCGCACCGCCTTGCGCGGCGCCGATGCCGCCCGCCGCGACGGCCTGCTGCTGGATTACCTGCGCGGCGTCGTCGGCCGCCTGCTGCGGCTGGAGGGCGGGGAGGTGCTTTCCGAAATCCAGCCGTTGCAGGAATTGGGGCTGGATTCCCTCGTCAGCATCCAGCTGCGCAACCGTATCCGCGCCGAGCTGGAGATCGACCTGCCGGTGGCGGAGATGATGGAGGCCGGCAGCCTTGCCCAATTGGTGGCGGTGGCCGCCGGCAAGATCGCGCCGGTGGCGGGGGAGGGCGCGCCGCCGCCCGCCGGCATCGTGCCTCTTCACCTTGCCGAGGCGCCGGCCTCGTTCGCGCAGCAGCGCCTCTGGTTCCTGTCGCGGCTCGATCCGGGATCGGCCTTCTACACCGTCACCTTCTCCCTGTTCCTGGAAGGCCCGTTCGAGCCAGCCGCCTTCGCCCACGCGGCGGCGGAGATCGTCCGCCGCCATGGCGCGCTGCGCACCACTTTCCCGGAGGTGGACGGCGCGCCGGTGCAGCGCATCCGCGATGATCTTGCGCTGCCGCTGGAGTGGGTGGACCTCTCCGGCCTGAGCGAGGCGGAACGCGAACGCCAGATGGCGCGGCGGGTGGAGGAGGAATCCCGCCGCACCTTCGATCTGGCCGAAGGGCCGCTGTTCAAGCTCACGGTGCTGCAGCTGGGCGCGGAGTTGCAGCGGGCCATCGTCGCCATCCACCACATCGTCACGGACGGCTGGTCGGCGGTGGTGTTCATCCAGGAGCTGGGAGCGCTCTACCGCGCCTTTTCCCGGGGGGAGACCTCGCCCCTGCCGGAGCTGCCGGTGCAATACACCGATTTCTCCGTGTGGCAGCGCGACTGGCTCAGCGGGCCGCGCCTTGCGGCGGAGCTGGACTATTGGCGCGGGCAGCTCGCCGCGCCCCTGCCGGTGCTGGACCTGCCCACCGACCGGCCGCGCACGGGCGCCGTCGTGCACCGGGGCGGCGCCTTCACCGTGATGCTGCCGAAGGATCTGGCGGAAGGCCTCAAGGCGCTCGGCCGCAGCGCCGGGGCGGGCCTGTTCGCGACCCTGATGGCCGGCTTCCGCATCCTGCTGCATCGCCTCACCGAGGCGCCCGATATCGTCATCGGCTCGCTGGTGGCCAATCGCGACCGGCCGGAGATCGAGGGCCTCATCGGCTTCTTCGCCAACATGGTGGTGTTCCGAGGCGACCTGTCGGGTGACCCCACCGTGCGCGCGGCCCTCGCCCGGGAGGCGGAGACCGTGCGCGGCGGCCTCGCCCACCAGGACGTGCCGTTCGAGAAACTGGTGG